From the Sphingomonas suaedae genome, one window contains:
- a CDS encoding GIY-YIG nuclease family protein encodes MGGWVYILANRKNGTLYTGVTADIAARMVQHREGTGSRFTARYGVTRLVYAGPHDDITAAIAREKAIKKWRRAWKIELIERDNPDWRDLFFDINR; translated from the coding sequence ATGGGCGGCTGGGTTTACATCCTCGCCAACCGCAAGAACGGCACACTCTACACCGGCGTTACCGCCGACATCGCCGCCCGAATGGTCCAGCACCGCGAAGGCACAGGCAGCCGATTCACCGCGCGCTATGGCGTGACCCGCCTCGTCTACGCCGGACCCCACGACGACATCACCGCAGCCATCGCCCGCGAAAAGGCGATCAAGAAATGGCGACGTGCCTGGAAAATCGAGCTGATCGAGCGCGACAATCCCGATTGGCGCGACTTGTTTTTCGACATCAACCGCTGA
- a CDS encoding peptidylprolyl isomerase yields MRFVALFLALLTSLIAMPAAAQIVPPPAGRAAPPPTTDKENLWILDLSTGGRVTIWLRPDVAPKFVERVKTLTRQNFYDGLVFHRVIEGFMAQGGDPKGNGTGGSDLPDVPKEFNYLPHVRGAVAAARAESEDSANSQFFIMLVPRLQLDQKYTVFGRVIDGMQYVDAIPRGEPPANPARVLRAYIAADNPPPYTPMAAAPAPTLDAPAALPPGPGK; encoded by the coding sequence ATGCGTTTTGTTGCCCTGTTTCTCGCCCTGCTGACGTCGCTGATCGCGATGCCGGCCGCCGCCCAGATCGTCCCCCCGCCCGCCGGCCGCGCCGCCCCGCCGCCGACCACGGACAAGGAAAATCTGTGGATTCTCGACCTCTCGACGGGCGGGCGCGTCACCATCTGGCTGCGTCCCGATGTCGCGCCCAAATTCGTCGAACGGGTCAAGACGCTCACCCGCCAGAACTTCTATGACGGCCTGGTCTTCCACCGCGTGATCGAAGGCTTCATGGCGCAGGGCGGCGATCCCAAGGGCAATGGCACCGGCGGCAGCGACCTTCCCGACGTGCCCAAGGAATTCAACTATCTCCCGCACGTCCGCGGCGCCGTCGCGGCGGCGCGCGCGGAGAGCGAGGACAGCGCGAACAGCCAGTTCTTCATCATGCTCGTCCCCCGCCTTCAGCTCGACCAGAAATACACCGTGTTCGGTCGCGTGATCGACGGGATGCAATATGTCGACGCGATCCCGCGCGGCGAGCCGCCCGCGAACCCCGCCCGCGTCCTCCGCGCCTATATCGCCGCCGACAATCCGCCGCCCTACACGCCGATGGCCGCCGCGCCCGCGCCGACCCTCGACGCCCCCGCCGCGCTGCCCCCCGGCCCCGGCAAGTGA
- a CDS encoding cation diffusion facilitator family transporter — protein sequence MHGSHHHHGPAAHGHGHHGHSHAPRDFGRAFAIGTILNLGFVLVEGLAGIATGSMALLADAGHNLSDVLGLLIAWGGASLARRPASRRFTYGLSSSTILGALANAVLLLFAVGAIALEAVRRFSDPTPVPGLTVMIVAGVGIVINTATAMLFVRGAKDDLNIRGAYLHMAADAAVSAGVVVAGGLILLTNAAWIDPAISLLIVIVILWSTWGLLRDSVVMALHAVPPGIDPDKVEASIAGLPGVTRVHDLHIWPMSTTEVALTAHLLMPGGHPGDAFLHDAQHRLAHDFGIRHTTLQIEMGDHDPCGLQSGHGGRP from the coding sequence ATGCACGGCTCACACCATCACCACGGCCCCGCCGCACATGGCCACGGGCATCATGGCCATAGCCATGCGCCAAGGGATTTCGGACGCGCCTTTGCGATCGGTACGATTCTCAATCTCGGCTTCGTGCTGGTCGAGGGGCTTGCGGGAATCGCCACCGGGTCGATGGCGCTACTCGCCGATGCGGGCCATAATCTTTCGGATGTGCTCGGCCTGCTGATCGCCTGGGGCGGCGCCTCGCTCGCCCGGCGCCCCGCCTCGCGCCGCTTCACCTATGGGCTCAGCAGCTCGACGATCCTAGGCGCGCTGGCCAACGCCGTATTGCTGCTGTTCGCGGTCGGCGCCATCGCCCTTGAGGCGGTGCGGCGATTCAGCGACCCGACCCCCGTTCCGGGCCTGACCGTCATGATCGTCGCAGGCGTCGGTATCGTCATCAACACAGCCACCGCGATGCTGTTCGTGCGCGGCGCCAAGGACGATCTCAACATCCGCGGCGCCTATCTCCACATGGCGGCGGATGCGGCCGTGTCGGCGGGTGTGGTCGTCGCAGGCGGCCTGATCCTGCTGACCAACGCCGCGTGGATCGATCCCGCAATCAGCCTGTTGATCGTTATCGTCATCCTGTGGAGCACCTGGGGCCTGCTGCGCGATTCGGTGGTGATGGCGCTCCACGCCGTCCCGCCGGGGATCGATCCGGACAAGGTCGAGGCGTCGATCGCTGGGCTGCCCGGCGTCACCCGTGTCCACGATCTGCACATCTGGCCGATGAGCACGACCGAGGTGGCGCTCACCGCGCACCTGTTGATGCCAGGGGGGCATCCGGGCGACGCCTTCCTCCACGACGCGCAGCACAGGCTGGCGCATGACTTCGGCATTCGCCATACAACGTTGCAGATCGAGATGGGCGATCATGATCCATGCGGTCTTCAATCCGGCCATGGCGGGCGCCCATGA
- a CDS encoding HAD hydrolase-like protein — protein sequence MTEAPAPLRLVIFDFDGTLSDSGGWFLSIIDHLSDRYGFRRVAPHEIEPMRKMSSRDVISHLRIPRWKLPFISRYVRRLFGRNTHQVKLFDGVSEMLAQIEAMGIPLALVTSNSEANARAVLGPDNAARFSWWACGASLFGKAPKFRKIVRASGIPVGQMVSLGDETRDIDAAREVGIRAGAVLWGYAEPEAFAHLNPDIAFATPDQVVAFVRQSAQMDREP from the coding sequence ATGACTGAAGCGCCCGCGCCGCTGCGTCTCGTCATCTTCGATTTCGATGGCACACTGTCCGATAGCGGCGGCTGGTTCCTGTCGATCATCGATCATTTGTCCGACCGCTACGGCTTCCGCCGTGTCGCGCCACACGAGATCGAGCCGATGCGCAAGATGAGCTCGCGCGATGTGATCAGCCATTTGCGCATCCCGCGGTGGAAGCTGCCCTTCATCTCCCGCTACGTCCGCCGCCTGTTCGGCCGCAATACGCATCAGGTGAAGCTGTTCGACGGGGTGAGCGAAATGCTCGCGCAGATCGAAGCGATGGGCATTCCCCTCGCCCTGGTCACGTCGAACAGCGAGGCGAACGCCCGCGCGGTGCTGGGTCCGGACAACGCCGCACGGTTCAGCTGGTGGGCCTGTGGCGCATCCTTATTCGGTAAGGCGCCCAAATTCCGCAAGATCGTTCGAGCGAGTGGCATCCCCGTCGGACAGATGGTCTCGCTGGGCGACGAGACCCGCGACATCGACGCGGCACGCGAAGTCGGCATCCGAGCCGGGGCGGTGCTATGGGGTTATGCCGAGCCTGAGGCATTCGCCCACCTCAACCCCGACATCGCCTTTGCGACCCCCGATCAGGTCGTGGCGTTCGTGCGTCAGTCAGCCCAGATGGATCGCGAGCCATAG
- the queA gene encoding tRNA preQ1(34) S-adenosylmethionine ribosyltransferase-isomerase QueA — protein MNVDLFDFDLPPERIALRPASPRDSARLLRLDGERTEDRSVADLPALLRRGDLLVFNDTRVIPAQLEGMRGEARIGATLHKREGPRHWIAFIRNAKRLRVGETIDFGNGVTATAEARHDDGSYTLFFPGDEPVELLLERAGRMPLPPYIAAKRPTDARDADDYQTMFASEPGAVAAPTAALHFTPALMAALDAAGIGHTTLTLHVGAGTFLPVKADDTDDHRMHAEWGRIDAATADRLNAVRAAGGRVIAVGTTSLRLIESATGEDGTIRPFEGDTAIFITPGYRFRGIDGLLTNFHLPRSTLFMLVSALMGLDRMQAAYRHAIAANYRFYSYGDASLLLPGDPP, from the coding sequence ATGAACGTCGACCTGTTCGATTTCGACCTGCCGCCGGAGCGGATCGCGCTGCGCCCCGCCAGCCCACGCGATTCGGCCCGGCTGCTACGACTCGACGGAGAGCGGACCGAAGACCGCAGCGTCGCCGACCTCCCCGCCCTGCTCCGCCGCGGTGACCTGCTCGTCTTCAACGACACCCGCGTCATCCCCGCCCAGCTCGAAGGGATGCGCGGCGAGGCCAGGATCGGCGCCACCCTCCACAAGCGCGAGGGGCCGCGCCACTGGATCGCTTTCATCCGCAACGCCAAAAGGCTGCGAGTCGGGGAGACGATCGACTTCGGCAATGGCGTCACCGCCACCGCCGAAGCGCGCCACGACGACGGCAGCTACACCCTGTTCTTCCCCGGCGACGAGCCCGTCGAGCTGCTGCTGGAGCGCGCCGGCCGGATGCCGCTCCCGCCCTATATCGCCGCAAAACGCCCCACCGACGCCCGCGACGCCGACGATTACCAGACGATGTTCGCCAGCGAACCCGGCGCCGTCGCCGCACCCACCGCAGCGCTGCACTTTACCCCCGCGCTGATGGCCGCGCTCGACGCCGCCGGGATCGGTCACACCACGCTGACCCTGCATGTCGGCGCGGGCACCTTCCTGCCGGTCAAGGCCGACGACACCGACGACCACCGGATGCACGCCGAATGGGGCCGCATCGATGCCGCCACCGCCGACCGGCTCAACGCCGTCCGCGCCGCCGGGGGCCGGGTGATCGCCGTCGGTACCACCAGTCTGCGACTGATCGAAAGCGCCACTGGCGAAGACGGCACGATCCGCCCTTTCGAAGGCGACACCGCGATCTTCATCACGCCCGGCTATCGGTTTCGCGGCATCGACGGCCTGCTGACCAATTTCCACCTCCCCCGCTCGACTCTGTTCATGCTGGTCTCGGCACTGATGGGTCTGGATCGGATGCAGGCGGCCTACCGCCATGCCATCGCCGCAAATTACCGCTTCTATAGCTATGGCGATGCCAGCCTGCTGCTTCCCGGAGACCCGCCCTGA
- the coaD gene encoding pantetheine-phosphate adenylyltransferase: MTTRTGVYPGTFDPITLGHMDIIRRGAKLVDRLVIGVTTNPSKNPMFSVAERMDMVRREVADIEGEIHVVSFDSLLMDFAEREGASMIVRGLRAVADFEYEYQMAGMNQQLNGRIETVFLMADVSLQPIASRLVKEIALFGGEIRKFVPATVRDEVVARVEKIGRKGS; this comes from the coding sequence ATGACCACTCGCACCGGCGTCTATCCCGGCACCTTCGATCCGATCACGCTCGGCCATATGGACATCATCCGCCGCGGCGCGAAGCTGGTCGACCGGCTCGTCATCGGCGTCACCACCAACCCGTCGAAGAATCCGATGTTCAGCGTCGCGGAGCGGATGGACATGGTCCGCCGCGAAGTGGCGGATATCGAAGGCGAAATCCATGTCGTCAGCTTCGATTCGCTGCTGATGGACTTTGCCGAGCGCGAGGGGGCGAGCATGATCGTGCGCGGCCTGCGCGCCGTCGCCGATTTCGAATATGAGTATCAGATGGCGGGGATGAACCAGCAGCTGAATGGCCGGATCGAAACCGTCTTCCTGATGGCCGATGTCTCGCTCCAGCCGATCGCCAGCCGCCTGGTCAAGGAAATCGCCCTGTTCGGCGGCGAGATCCGCAAATTCGTCCCCGCCACCGTGCGCGACGAGGTGGTCGCGCGGGTCGAGAAGATCGGCCGCAAGGGCAGCTGA
- a CDS encoding EF-hand domain-containing protein, producing MATPIPLMIAEPVAMAIAAFDSDGDGLVTRAEFDAGVARSFQASSKGEASVGYIGFGDWSERWLGNRNALPSPFEVDQDGDNRITLAELQARFALFFSRFDADKDGVLRRSELLTVRPVAQPGGRPGEGENRRPQRRR from the coding sequence ATGGCAACCCCGATCCCGCTGATGATCGCCGAGCCGGTGGCGATGGCGATCGCTGCGTTCGATTCCGACGGCGACGGGCTCGTCACCCGCGCCGAGTTCGACGCCGGGGTCGCGCGCAGCTTCCAGGCTTCTTCAAAAGGCGAGGCGTCGGTCGGCTATATCGGCTTTGGCGACTGGTCCGAACGCTGGCTCGGCAATCGCAATGCGCTCCCCAGCCCGTTCGAGGTCGATCAGGATGGCGACAACCGCATCACCCTTGCCGAATTGCAGGCGCGGTTCGCATTGTTCTTCAGCCGCTTCGATGCCGACAAGGACGGAGTCCTGCGGCGTAGCGAATTGCTCACCGTGCGCCCCGTCGCCCAGCCCGGCGGGCGCCCTGGCGAAGGCGAAAACCGTCGCCCTCAGCGCCGCCGCTGA